The sequence TAATAGATTCACCTTCTCTTTAGCAAGCAGATCCTATCCGCAGCGTTTCTTTCACTTTTGCGCATAAATCTCGTCCACAGGATGATTTATGCAACAAGGCCAATTTGTAATGCATTTATTATTGCAAATGTTTCCGTTGAAAACTAAGTGTGTGTTTGTCTTTATAAACAAAACTAATTAACAACTAATTCTTACATTATTTAAATTAATAAACTATTATTAAATTAATAGTATATGGAGGTAAGAATGATCAGCAATGAATTAGTTAATCTTGCTGCTGAAGCATTATATGATGCGCGTCAATCTTCTCGTTCTGAAGTAGTGGGCCTCCCAGTAAATAGTTTTGCAATTAAAAAATTTCGTGAAATGAAGCATCTCCCTACTGAGCAACGCATTAATTCTCTCATGACTCAGATGCAAGACTCTTCCCGCCTCTATCTTATTTTCGATGAAATTTTTAATAAAAAACGTGATTCGATCGAATCGTTAAAGCAATATCTAGAAGATTATCGAGACCAGCTTCCTCTTATTCCTCATTATGCAATAACTTCCTCACAGGCTACAGATTATGCTCAAATAATTGGTTGGGTAGAGCAGGAAACTACTCAAATGTCAAAATACAAAACAGAAGTAGAGGAGAGAATTTTTCTAGAAAACTTTTTAAATAATTTTATACATCAAATAGAACAATTAAAAGAAATACTCCCAACACCTCAAGATGAAAAATTTATAAAAAAGTTACATCTTGAAGAGATTATCCAATCCAAAGATTTAACAGAACTTGAGAATGCCGCGTTGGCTAATCCTATTCGAGCTGAACAGTTCATTAATGATTACAAAGAGTACTTAGATCAAAAAATGTCTAATAATTTTCTAAAAAAAATTATTGATTTTTTATGGCTTCCCTGGCTACCACAATCTCCTCCTAAAAAACGCATTTTAGCTCTTGAGAAAACGTTAAATGACCTAGAAAAATCTCCTTTTTTAAAGTCACCTACTCATGAAATAGTTATAAGCAACTTTGAATTGATGTATGCGATCGCATTGTTGAGCAAGCAGCCTGATCAAGAATTCTATAATGCCACAATTGTACCTCTTCTGGAAAAAGCTAAAAAAAATTCACCTACTGCCGAAGAAATTTTAAAAATGGGTTACGAAGGAGCTGGGAAATTTTCAAAAAATTTCACGAAAGAGGAATTAAAGGAAATGAAAAGAAATGTACTACAATCTCTTAATGAATCAGGTCTTGATAAGGTAATTTCCAAAGAAGATGTGAGGAA is a genomic window of Chlamydiales bacterium STE3 containing:
- a CDS encoding Uncharacterized protein (Product derived from UniProtKB/Trembl:D1R6P8), with amino-acid sequence MISNELVNLAAEALYDARQSSRSEVVGLPVNSFAIKKFREMKHLPTEQRINSLMTQMQDSSRLYLIFDEIFNKKRDSIESLKQYLEDYRDQLPLIPHYAITSSQATDYAQIIGWVEQETTQMSKYKTEVEERIFLENFLNNFIHQIEQLKEILPTPQDEKFIKKLHLEEIIQSKDLTELENAALANPIRAEQFINDYKEYLDQKMSNNFLKKIIDFLWLPWLPQSPPKKRILALEKTLNDLEKSPFLKSPTHEIVISNFELMYAIALLSKQPDQEFYNATIVPLLEKAKKNSPTAEEILKMGYEGAGKFSKNFTKEELKEMKRNVLQSLNESGLDKVISKEDVRNLFSCITGEAKSKTFALKALRTLTTFTIATIVGVIVVPPAIISVFIVGLFVALGQGGL